The stretch of DNA CGTCGCCGATTTCACGGTCAACGCGGGAACGCTCAGCTTCAACGGCATCGCACTCGGCACAATCGCCGCGATCGTGATCTATCACCTGATGAGCTGGATCGGTCGCGCGCGTCAGACGCTCTAGCGAAACCGTCACGACACGGATGCCGGGTGTGCTCTGCACCACCCGGCATCCTGCGGTTCCCGCCTATTTGTGCAGAAAAGGCACAATCAGATAGACGCCATAGAGCACGGCTCCCGCACACACCACAAAGCAGCTGTAGGCGCCCACAAGAGCGAACTGCTTCTGTCGGTCCGTCAACGGGTTCGCCGCAGCGGCCTTACGCGCACGCTTGGCCTCTTTCGCCGCACGAGCAGGCGTGAGCACCGTGATCGCACCGGTGAACTCGGCCGGGTCGACGGAGGGGATGCGTCCCGCAGTCGTCAGCAGACGGATGCCGAGCGAGAACAGGCTCACGGTCACGCTGGCGGCAACGATCGTCACGACCGCAACCGTGAGAAATGCCATCACTTCGATCACTGCGCGACCTCTTTCCGATCACGCCGATTGGGCTTACGCGGTGTCTTACGAATCTTGACCACTCGACCGGCGTCGTCAATGTCATTCACATTCACGGCGTTGTCGTGCGAGACATTCTGACGGCGCGACCACCAGAAGATTCCACC from Leifsonia psychrotolerans encodes:
- a CDS encoding peptidase, with product MIEVMAFLTVAVVTIVAASVTVSLFSLGIRLLTTAGRIPSVDPAEFTGAITVLTPARAAKEAKRARKAAAANPLTDRQKQFALVGAYSCFVVCAGAVLYGVYLIVPFLHK